In Paracoccus sp. SCSIO 75233, the DNA window TGGAGGGGCGTTTTTGTGCCGTAACGCTGGGTTTTGAGGGGCAACGGATCAGCTCGGGCCGCGAGGCTGGGTGTTATATATGTGTTAAATAATGTGTTACGCCCCAAACAAATGCAACTATCTTTCTGAAATAACAGTGATTTTTGGAGTAAGTGGTGTGTAAAAGCACGAAGAATAGTGGGTGATAACACGAAAGAAGGTGTGTAAAAGCACGAATCTCTTGACCTCGGTGGGTGAAAGCACGAATGTTGGCAGATGGTGGGTGATAACACGAATTCACGATCTCCGCTTTTGCCGGATCGGATGCAGCAGGCGGACTTCTTTGTCTGCGACATCTTTGATGCTGCGCCCAAGGGCGACATGGCATCCATGGAGCATCCGATTTTCTCGATTTCAACAAAGCCTGACAGGCATATTCGCCGTTACGAAAGCGGGCCAAATTTCGTTGAGATCACCCCTTCGATGAAGGGCCTGGCTACGGTCCATGATCGGGACGTGCTGATCTATTGCATCAGTCAGTGCATTGCAGCGTTGAATGAGGAGCGGGAGGTCAGCCCGACCATTCGCTTTCGAGCTTACGACCTGCTGAAGGCCACAAACCGTGGAACGGACGGACGGGGCTATGAACAGCTCAGGGCCGCACTGGAACGTCTGCAAGGCACGATGATTACCACCAATCTGATTACCGGGGGCAAAGAAGAGTTTGATGGTTTCGGGCTAATCGACCGGTTCAGGATCGTCCGGGAGACACGCGACGGGCGGATGCAGGAAGTGGAGATAAGGCTTTCGGACTGGGTATTCAATGCCATCAGGCATCGTGAGGTTCTGACCCTGCACCGCGACTACTTCCGCCTGCGCAAGCCGTTGGAGCGGCGCATCTACGAGCTTGCTCGCAAGCACTGTGGCGCGAAGAAGGAATGGAAAATAGGGCTGGCTAAACTGCAAGCCAAGTGCGGCTCCAGCTCCACCGAAAAAGAATTTCGCCGCCTTGTCACGAATATAGTGCGGCAGGACAGGCAACATACCCATATGCCCGACTATGCCGTCCGGCTGGAAGACGACATGGTGGTATTCACCAACCGGCGCAGCGATCAAACTGTGACCGCCGCCCCTGCCCTGTCGCATGTCCGGCTCGACCCGGAAGCCTACCACGATGCTCGGCAGGTAGCGCCTGGGTGGGACGTGTATGTTCTCGAACAGGAATGGCGGGAATGGATGACGGAACCGCCTCGCAATCCCAACGCCGCCTTCATCGGGTTCTGCAAGAAGGTTTTCGAGAGACGCAGCAGGCCCTAATCGGAACCGCCTCGCTTCTCTGACAGCAGCAACTCAAGGCCTTGCCAAAGCGTGATGTTGCGCTCCTGGCAGAAAGCCCGAAACTCATCGACGACACGCTTAGGACCAGGGATCGAAACCTTGTCCTGAGCTTCTTTGCGCTTTGGACCCGGCTTTAGCCTCGTGGAACCTTCCCGGCTGACAAACCCCAGAGATTTCCCGGCCTCAACGGCTTTCTCGACCGAATCCGGTTCAACTTTGAGCCGCGCTTTGGAAGCCTTCGAAGGCTGAGGAAGCTCGATACCTCCGCCAAAGCCATACTTACTCATGCTGCCCTCTCTTTAGTGAGGGTGTGAATTACGGCCTGGGCATAGTCTCGGGCGTTCTCGATGGCCCCCGCGACCTGTTTCATTGCCTTGTCGGTGGCGGATGCTGGCTTCCCTTCGTGTTCTTTCGCAACGATGCCCGGCAATTCCGCCAGCAACACTCCGTCACGGAAGATGCGGGTGTAGGGCGCGCGTTTTGCAATGCGGATCGGCAATGTCGGGATGTTGTTTATTTCCATCTCTTGTCTCACGTCGCGCTCGTCCGTCGTCTGAAATGCTGCGTTTGTTCGCGTAAAGAGCAGCGAATACCCTATCGGTGAGCGGATCATGTTGGATGTGGTCTGCACTAACCGAACGGCCGCTGCAGCCTGTCGGGCCTCCATGGGTGAGCCATCGAGCGGAATGACGCAAAGGTCCGTCCGGGAAAGTGCGAAGGTGACAACCTGATCTTTCGACCCTTCGAGGTCGATGATCAGGTAATCCGCTTCGTCGGCAAGCTGATCAATCAGCTCCACCGTGTCCTCGGCCTGCGGACGTGCATGAACTGAGAAAGGCACATCGCGACCTTCCGCCTGCCGGCCTTCAGACCACGCAAGAATGTTGGCGTTCGGATCAAGATCGAGAATGGATACCCGGCCACCCGAAAGGGCGATCTGTTCAGCCAGAAGGATGGCGGATGTCGTTTTCCCCGACCCGCCTTTCGGGTTTGCAAAGGTGATTACGTACATAGTCGCATCAAAGATAACATTAATGATAAAGTCAATATTAATAATAACCACAACTCTCGAGTTAGTTATAACGCTAACTTTAGAGCTGATTTTGTTATCTCGTTAGCGGTAGGCCAGTGCTTGCGAAATGTGCAATCATTTGCTACATAGCCTGATGAACAGCAAGCACCGCAAGATTCTGGAAATTGTCTTCACCGACCCCGTGTCTGGCACTGTCGAATGGTTGGCAATCGAACGCCTGCTTGTCGCTGCCGGTGCGCAGGTGATCGAGGGGCGCGGTTCGCGGGTCAGGTTCGAGAAGGATGGTGAGGTCGAGACGTTCCACCGTCCGCACCCAGCCAAAGAGGCCAAACGCTACCAGGTACGCGCTGCCCGCGCGTTTCTGGAACGGATCGGAGTAAGACCATGACGAATACCATGACCTATAAGGGTTACTCGGCCCGCATCGAGTATGACGACGAAGATGGCATCTTCACCGGGCGTCTTGCCGGTATCCGTGATGGTGTCGGCTTCCATGCAGATACGGTCGAAGCCCTCCGGGATGCCTTCCATGAAGCCGTGGAAGACTACATCGAAACCTGCGCGAAGAGCGGCAAGGAACCTCAGAAGGCTTTCTCCGGTCAAGTGATGTTCCGCGTAGATCCTGAAGTGCATCGCAAGGCGGCGCTGGCGGCCGAGCTGTCGGGCAAAAGTCTCAATCAATGGGCACAAGAAGTTCTGGAGCGCGCAGCAGGGTAGGGGGGCCAAGCTTATCGGCCCTGGTTCACCCTGCGAGCTGATACCCGCGCTTCTGCTTGGCCCGATAAAGTGCATCCATCGCCTCTGCCGCACGACCCGCTTCTTCGAACAGCTCGATCCGGTGCCGTCCCTGGGTGCCGATCCGGCCCCATTCGCGCAAGAGCGACACGCCGCCGAACAGGTCCGGCATGAGACGCAGCCGGTAGAAGCGATACATATTGGCCTCGGGGTCTACGCGCTCGATGCGAATGTCCTCGGGAAACATCTCAAGCTGTTGCATCGGATGCCTCCCGCATGAGGCGGCTGACTGTCGAACGGTGAACCCCAAAGAGGCGCGCCGCCTCTGCCTCCGTCCGCTTGCCGGATCGTACCATGTCGCGGATTTCCCGGCGCTGGTCGTCGGAAAGCTTGGGCTTTCGCCCTGGGTGGCGTCCTTTCTTTCGGGCGCGCTCCAGACCGGCACGGGTGCGCTCCCGGATCATCTCACGCTCGAACTCGGCAAACACGCCCACCATCTGCATCATCATCCGCCCGGCGGGGGTGGTCGTGTCGATGGCTTCAGTCAGGGACCGGAATCCGGCACCGGCCGCGTCGATCTTCTCCATGATGGACAGAAGGTCTTTCAGGGAGCGTGACAGCCGGTCGAGCTTCCAGACAACGACCACATCGCCCTGGCGGAGCTGGTCGAGCATTCGGTGCAGCTCCGGTCGATCCCACCGGCCGCCGGACGCGCGCTCCTCGAACACACGCCCGCAACCAGCGGCCCGCAACGCATCGAGCTGCGCGGCCGTCGCCTGGTCGTCTGTCGAAACCCTCGCGTAGCCTAACTGCATGCCAACAGTGTTGCGCTTTCTTGTTGCTAAATAAAGCCAATTCACAACATATTTTTGCAACAGTTCGAGGTAGGGCAGAGGGCGCTACTTTTCACCGTAAAAACCCGTGAGTTTTTTGGGATTGCACGCTGACAGCGGCGCGCTGCATGTCGGCGGGGCAAGGGTGTGTTGCGAAATGGGAGGTTTTTGCGACGCTCCTGCCCTGAAAGGCCGCAGATGATTTTTGGATATGCCCGTGTCTCGACCCGTAGCCAGAGCCTCGATGCGCAGCAGGATGCGCTGTGGGCCAGCGACGCGGAACGGATCTTCGCCGATCAGGCCAGCGGTACGGGCGTGGTGCGGCCTGAGCTTGAACGGCTTATTGATCAGCTGCGGCCGGGCGATATCGTCATGGTGACGAAATATGACCGGCTGGCGCGCTCGCTCAAGGAGCTGCTGGAGCTGGTCGAACGGATCCGTGCCGCCGGGGCGGATTTCCGCAGCCTGGCTGAAGAGATCGACACATCCAGCCCGGCCGGGCGGCTGGTCTTTCATGTCTTCGGCTCGATTGCCGAGTTCGAGCGTGCGCGGATTGCCGAACGCACCCGAGAGGGGCTGGAGGCGGCACGGCGGCGGGGACGGATCGGTGGGCGGCCCCCTGCCCTGACGCCCGAACAGCGCGCCGAGGTGCGCCGGATGCGCGATCAGGAAAACCGCCCGGTTGCCGAGATCGCCCGGCTGTTCCGAGTCAGCACCCATACGGTCCGGCGGGCCTGATGATAGGATGCTATATTCCTAGGATTATAGGAATATAGCATCATAGATCTCTGCAGTTCTAGAGATCTAGCAATGTAGGATTATATTTTTCCGTATTTTTCTTCCAGTAATTCAAGGGCTTCCTCAATGAGATCGGGCACCTTGCGGCGGGTGCGGATGGCGAGGATTTCATAACCATCGGCGGTACGGCGGGTGATGCGCTTGTTGAACTGGACCTTTTCGCCCTCGGCCTGATGGTCGAATTTCGCTGGTGTGCCGCCCGGGCTTACGGCGGGTTTTGCGGCATCCGGCGCTTCGTCACGGATTTCGGCGCGGCGGCGGGGCGGCTGGGCGAGTGTCAGACCTCTGGACATCACGCGGCCTCCTGGCTGGCTTGCAGGCGGTTCATGATCGCCTGCGCGACCTCCATCGCCTTTTCCTGCACCTTTGGAAACGGCACCTCCGAGGCTGCCCGCCCTTCGGCATGGCCCTGACGGATCGAGGCGAGCTCCGGGAAGACCGGGTCCAGCACATTCATCCGTGCCTTGGTCAGATAGCTGCGCGCGGCCCGGTCCTCGGCCTCTGACCCCTTAGCGCGGCAGAAGCAGAAATGGATCCGGCCGGGCGGCACCCCGGCCTCTTCCAGCTCAAAGGCGGCCTCTATCTGCGGCTCCATATCGTCGAGGCTGTAGCCTGTAGGCATCAGCACCAGATCGCTGTTACGCGCCATCACCCGGCCGCCCTGTTCGGCATGGGCCGGGCCGTCGAGGATCATCAGATCGAAATGCTGTGCGTCACCGATGGCGCGTTCAACGGTGCGGTATTTCTCGACCGCGATTTCGGGCGAGATGCCGCTCTGGTCGCGGCGGGCTTTCCATTTGGTCGATGTGCCTTGTGCCGGATCGAGATCGGCGATCTTCACCGCCCAACCGGCCCGTGCGACCTCGACGGCGATCAGCCGGGCCAGCGCGCTTTTGCCGACACCGCCCTTTTGCGAGATAAGCGAGATGATCATGTTCCTGCCCCTCTGCCCCTGTTTTTATTGGGTTCAGAATAGGGGAAATGCAGGATTCACGCAAACTAGGAATATATGTTTCTAGAATTGCAGGGTCCTATGATCCTAGGAATATAGGATGAGTGTGTATGTGCGGGGTGCCCCCTGCACAATGAAAAAGGGCGGGGAAATCCCCGCCCTTTCTGTTGGTTTGGCTCGAAAGATCGATCAGAGGTCGCTGCTGACTTCGACGCTGCCACCACCGACGGCTTCCAGACCCTGGTAGCTTGCGGTGATGTCGACCCAGTTCGGGGCCTGACCGTCGTCAAACACGATATTGCCAGCACCGAAGCTGAGGTAATCCTCCTCGGTGTAGAAATCGATCTGGATGGTGCCGCCACCTTCAAGGCCAAGGCGTTCAGTGTAGATGATGACGCTGCCCATCTTGTAGCAACCGCCGTCGTCGTCAAAGAAGATGGCTTTTTCGTCGTCGGTTTCCATGCCGAGAGGATCGTCGCTCATCGCATCCTGGAATTCGCCTTCATAGGAAGCGCCTTGCAGGTAGATGACGTCTTCGCCTTCTTCCCACTCGCCATTGCCGCCTTCGGACCATTCGCCGGTGTTGAAACCATAGATGGTGTCATCGCCATGTTCGCCAACAAAGCCGAACACGTCGGTGTCGTTGTCAAGCGGGAAGTCTTCGTCGATGTTGACGTTCATCATGACGTCATCACCTTCACCGCCCCAGACGGTATCGGCACCCTGACGATCGAAGATCAGGTCGTCACCTTCACCGCCGAACAGCAGATCGTCGCCACCCTGGGAGTTGTTGTTCACCCATTCGGTTGCGTCGTTCAGATAGTCGATCAGGTTATGCGGCCAGTTGTCATTACCCGGTGCACCTTCGTCGTAGTATTCACTGTCCGAATGAACATGCTTGTCCTCACCATGGTCCGGGTTCGGGCCGATGACGTTGTTTTCAACACCGTCTTCATCGCCATTGTCGTCGTTGTACAGATCCGGATACCAGGTCGTGGCGTCGACGCAGCTCGGGAGTTGGTAGGCGTACGGAGTTTCGTCGCCGTCGATGACGTCGTCGCCGGTGCCGCCCATGATGGTGTCGTTTTCATCGCCACCCAGCAGGACGTCTTCGCCCGAGGCGCCATAGATCAGGTCGTCGCCACGGTTGCCGACCACCAGGTCGTCGCCGGTGCCGCCGCCCATTTCATCATCGCCCCAGCCGCCGAACATCATGTCGTAGCCGGAACCACCCCACATGGTGTCGTTGCCGCTGTCCGACTGACGGAAGGAGTTCAGGTAGTTGTCGTCAACGCCACGATGGGTGCCCAGACCCAGCAGGGCCAGCGGGCTGGTGAACGCACTGTAATGGGTCCAGTCAGCCGAATAGGGGTCGAAGCTGCGAACGCCGGTATCGCCGAACATCAGGTCGTTGCCGGTGCCGCCACCCATCAGGTCGTCGCCAGCGCCGCCATCCATCAGGTCGCCGCCGCCGCCGCCATAAGCGGTGTCGTTGCCGTCGCCGCCGACGACGACATCCAGATCGGTGTCATCGGTGCCGGCATAGATCAGGTCATTGCCCATGTTGCCGAACAGGAAGTCGGCACCGTCATGACCGACGATGGTGTCGTTGCCGCCCAGACCGTCGATAATGTCGGCCGAATACTGGCCGCCTTCAAGACGCTCGCCCAGATGGCTGGAGTTGGTGATTACATTGATTGCCATTTTAAGTCCTCACTAGTGATTGGACGCAGTGCCGCGAGCACTGCAGTACGCGCTGTACGGGGGCACAGTAGTGGATAAATTTTGACCCGGCAATGTTCGTTAATTTCCCTCGGGTGGGGTGGAAATAATGTTGCCATTTAACAACATGTACTTTTCCATGTGCTTCTCGGCAGCGCAGTGAGGCTGGTCAATTATGGGGCTTCTGATATATTGGCAATAATATCAATATCTTAAAACAAATCAGACATATGATTTTGCGGCTGGAATGGCCGGTATAAAGCCGGTCAATCATAATCATGTCAGGGAAATCCAGGCCTGTTATCATGGCGTTATTCGTCACGGTATTGAATTGAGAAAATATAAATCGAATTCGTGACAGGATGATTCGGATTGACTTGTCCTTCAAACGTTCAGGCATTATGTGCCGGGGCACTGAACGCGATCCTGAAACTTACCAGGTCATTGAAAACAATGAACATAATACGAAAGAAATCCGAAATTCAGGCAAGGCGGGAACTGAGCCGATTCTTTGCCATGCGTTCGGGGCCGATGCTGGTTATCCTGCTTCTGTCGATTTTCTCGAACCTGCTGGCGTTGACCGGCCCGCTTTACATGATGCAGGTTTATGACCGTGTGCTGGGCTCGCGCTCGGTTGAAACGCTGATCGCGCTGACGCTGATCATGCTGTTTCTTTACGCGATGATGGGGCTGTTCGATATCTGCCGCTCCTACATCATGACGCGGATCGCGGCGCAGTTTCAGACCTCCTTCGACCGCCGTGTGTTCCGGGCCACGCTGAACAAGACCAAGCTGGTCGGGCCGGATTCCTATTACGATGCGGCGCGCGCGCCTTCGGATATCGAGAATGTGCAGCGGCTGATTTCCTCGCCTGCCTTTCTGGCGCTGTTCGACCTGCCCTGGACCCCGATCTTTATCTTCGGGATTTTCATGTTCCATCCCTGGCTGGGCTATCTCAGCGCCGGGGGGGCTCTGGTTCTGATCCTGGTGACGCTGCTGAACCAGGCCATTGCGCGCAATACGCTGGTGGAAAGCCTGAAGGCGCAGCGCAAGGCGCAGATGAAGATGGACAATGTTGTCGAGAATGCCGATCTGGTGCGCGGCCTCGGCATGGGATCGAACATCTTTTCGCGCTGGCTCTCGGACCGGGGCACGGCGCTGAGCGAACAGATCCGCAGTTCGAGCGTGACGCAGATCTTCTCGACCGTATCGAAAGTGCTGCGCATGGCGCTGCAATCCATGATCCTCGGCCTCGGTGCCTATCTGGTCTTGCGCCAGGAAGCTACACCCGGGGTGATGATCGCTGCCTCGATTATCACCACGCGGGCGCTGGCCCCGGTCGATCAGATCATTGGGCAATGGCCGGCCGTGCAGACCGGCTTGGTCAGCTGGAAGAATATCCGGGAGTTGCTGGCTCAGGTTCCCGAAGCCGCGCCGCGCACCGCTTTGCCGCGTCCGAAAGGCGATGTTGAGGTATCCGGGCTGGCGGTCCGGCCGCCGGGGGCGGATGCGGTGTCGCTTCAGGGGATCAGCTTCAAGCTGCCGGCCGGGCGGACATTGGGCATTATCGGGCCGTCCGGTGCGGGCAAGAGCACGCTGGTCCATGCGCTGGCCGGGATCTGGCCGGCCATTGGCGGGCAGATCCGGCTTGGCGGTGCGACTATCGATCAGTATGACCCCGACATCTTCGGCTCGCTGATCGGCTATCTGCCGCAGAATGTCGAACTGTTCGACGGCACGATCGGCGAAAACATCGCCCGCATGGCCGAGAACCCGAATGATGCCGATATTATCGCGGCGGCCAAGGCGGCGGCGGCCCATGAAATGATCATCAAGCTGCCCAAGGGCTATGACACCCCTCTGGGCGCAGATCAGGCCCAGCTTTCGGGCGGGCAGATCCAGCGGATCGGACTGGCCCGGGCGCTTTATGGCGACCCTGTAGTGCTGCTGCTGGATGAGCCCAACAGCAATCTCGACCAGACCGGCACCGCGGCGCTGAACCACGCCGTTCGTGGCGTCAAGGCGCGTGGCGGCAGTGTGATCGTCGTTGCTCACCGCCCAAGCGCCATTCGCGAAGCCGAGCTGCTGCTTTACATCGAAAACGGTCGTCCGGTTGCCTTCGGCAAGAGCGAAGAGGTGCTGCGCCGCTTCGTGTCGAACCATGAAAGCATTGCCCGCGATATCAAGGCCGCCCCCTCTGCGACCCCTGCGGCCCCAGCTGCGCCCGCCACATCTGTCGTCCAGACGGCCACGGCGACGATTACGCCCGCCACGAAAACGAGGAGCTAACCCATGTCGCGCCTGTCGGATTACGAAGGGGGCCGCCGCTGGAAATTGCGGGGGGTCATCATGTTCTCGGCGCTGGCCATGGCGATGTTTGTCGGCGGTTTCGGGGCCTGGGCCGCGTTTGCGAACCTGTCGGGCGCGGTCATCGCCTCGGGTCAGATCGAGGTCGAGCGCAACCGCCAGGTCGTGCAGCATCCCGATGGCGGGGTGGTGGAAACCATCTATGCCCGGGAAGGCGATGTTGTCGAACAGGGCGATATCCTGATCCAGCTGGAAACCAGAAAATATCTGCGTGACCTGTCCATCGTCGAAAGCCAGCTTTTCGAATTGCAGGCCAAGCGTGGCCGGCTTGAGGCCGAGCGTGACGACAGCGATGAGATCAGCTTCGATCCGGACCTGCTTGAAATCGCCAATGAGCGGCAGGGCGTCGCCTCGGTCGTCGATGGCCAGAGCAAGCTGTTCGCAGCCCGCAGGGATACGCAGGCCCAGCAGAACGACCAGCTCAGCAAGCGGATCGAGCAGTCGCAGAGCACGATCGAGGGGATCGATGCCCAGCAGGAGGCGCTGCGCACCCAGCTTGATCTGGTTGAAAACGAACTGGACAGCCAGCAGCAGCTTCTGGAAAAGAACCTCGTGCGCAGTTCGACCATGAGCCAGCTGCAGCGTCAGCAGGCCTCTCTGGCCGGTCAGCTGGGCGAGCTTCAGGCCGAGCGGGCGCGTGTTGAGGGTCAGATCACCGAAATCGGCGTCCAGCTGCTGAGCATGGAAAGCAGCCGCCGGGAAGAGGCCATTGCCGAGCTGCGTCAGGACTACCCGACAGAGACCGGGCTGATCGAACAACGCGCCAATCTGCTGGAACGGATCGAGGAATCCAGCATCACAGCTCCGGTTGCGGGCGTGGTCTATAACAGCAGCGTTTTTGCCGAGCGTGCCGTCATCACCCCGGCCGAGCCGATCATGTATATCGTGCCCCAGGACCGGCCCCTGCGCGTCACTGCGCGCCTCTCAACGATCAGTATCGACCAGACCTATATCGACCAGGGCGTCACCTTGCGGTTTCCCGCCTTCAACTCCCGCACCACGCCGGAGATGACCGGTCATATTACGCGGATTTCAGCCGATAGCTTCACCGATGACCGGACCGGCGCCTCCTATTATATCCTGGAAGCCGAGATTGATGAGAATCAGCCATTCGAATCAGATCAGGCTCTGGTACTTGTTCCCGGCATGCCGGTTGAAGTCTTCATCCGGACCGATGATCGTAGTCCTATCAGTTACTTGGTCAAACCGATGTCGGATTTCTTCTCCCGTGCGCTGCGCGAATGAGCGGGCGGAAAACCGGATAAACGGATGTGCAGGGGCGGGTGAGGCTCAGCCCCTGCCCCTGCGTTCATACCACTTCTTGCAGAAGCCGATAAAGGCCGCATCTGCATTCTGTGGTGCTTCAACGATCCAATCGCGCCATTCCTGCTCCAATTGGTAGACATCCCAGCCCGGAGCGACCTCGCGTGCGCGGTCATGAGTCCCGGGCTTCAGTGCCGGAACCTGGGTCTCGGCTGTGGCTACCGGGGCCATGGAGCAGCGGCGGGTGAAGCCGACAATATCGCCCTCTTCCTCATAGGTGACATGGTAATCGGGCAGGTGGTCATGCTCCACCAATTGCCGGATCATCTGGCGGAAGCGTTTCGGCGGGCTTTGCGAGCCGGTCTTGAGCAAGAGCTTCGCCAGCGAGATCCGCCAGTTTTTCTGATGGCCGCAATGCTTACGGGCGATTTCATAGACCCGGCGTTCCAGCGGCTTGCGCAGCCGGAAGTAATCCCGGTGCAGGGTCAGCACTTCTTCGTTGCGAATGGCGTTGAAAACCCAGTCCGACAGCTTGATCTCGCACCACAGAAGCCGCCCGTCCAGCCCATGCTTGCGCCGGATCGAAGACGCGTCGATCAGGCCGAACCCATCAAGCTGTTCCTCGTCGCCGGTGACGATATTGGTGCGGATCCGCGTCCCCTCCAGCCGGTCGAGCGCATCGAGCAGGGCCTGATATTCGCGTCCGCTGGTGCCGCGATTGGCAAAGATCAGAAGCTCATGCGGGTTCAGCCGTATCCGCGGTGAAACGGTCTCTCCGCGCTTCAGCTTCGACATGATCTGGCTGATCGCGTAGATCAGGATATCCTTGTCATAGATCGTGGCCAGCCCCTTCACGCTTGGTGTGACCTCAAGCCAGTGCTCGCCATTGCGATAGCGCTTCACCCGCGTCTCGGGTTTTTTCGACAGTGAATAGAATGGGTGTTCGAGATGCTGCATGACATCCTTGAGCACCGCATCGGACACATCGCAGATGAACAGATCATGCTGCGGATGCCGTTCGGGCAGTAAGGCAGGCAGGGCGGATGAATTCGTGTTTTCAGTGTCCATATCCGCCACATTCGTGTTTTTAGTTACCAACGTCAAGATTCGTGTTTTTAGTTACCAAGATTCGTGTTTTTAGTTACCAAGATTCGTGTTTTTAGTTACCGGCCCATCTAATAACATATTGATTCAAAATGGAAAAACACGGTTAATTTAGGCCGTAACACTATTATAACACTATTTAACACTAGGGAGAGAGGGCATCAGCCTGTGGATAACTCCGTTCTGAACCGTTTTTACAAAAGAACAACAACTCAGGAACGGGACCTGAAAACTGATCAGCTATGAAGAAAGACATCTGGTCCCGTTTGGGAATAATCCCATCGCCCGGTCAGTGTTTCAACCGGACCTCCATGGCCGAGGCGATACGCTGAGGATCGAAATCCAGCCCGATCATTTCATAGGGCGGACGCAGAAGTTCGATATTGCGGATATAGTCATCGTAATGAACATGGCAGCTGATTTCCTGGTGCCGGTGCATCCAGCTCATCAGCAGATCCTCAGCCTGACGCAGCTGCGTAAAGACATCAGCCCGATCATAATTCTGCCACCAGCCGGAATTGGCCACGCCTTCATGACTGCGGGTGTTGATGATAAATCTGGCACCGGGAAAGAAGCGCTTGAGAAACGCCATCCGCATCTCGAACCAGTCGGGCTCATTGCTCCAGCGGATCTCCTTGAAGCCCGATATGCGGGTGCCTTCGGGCGGGCACAGGACCTCCTGAGTGAACAGGTCAGCCAGACCTTGGCCAAATCGTGGACCATCGGTCAGATGCATCCCGTACCAGGGGTTGCCGTCATGAGGTACGGTCTTGCTCTTGCGAAGCTTCTGCATCTCGATATCTTCATCGAAAATAGCCCAGGCCTTGGCCAGATGCAGCAGAACATCCTTGTTCTCGCCGCGAATACAGACCCCGTCCGAGCTGTTGAGGATCTTCTGCAAAAGCGTTGAACCCGAACGGCCATAGGACACAATGAAAACGAAACGCATGGGCTCTGCGCCAGCCGTTATATCCTTCATGAAACGCTCGTCAGCCCGGGAAATGCCATCACCTCTTGCGGGGTGGAGATATCGTGCACCTCAAGCCCGTAAGCATTTGCGGCATGGCCGACAAACGCATCCTCCAGCCCAACGCTCGGCATGCTGAAAAATCCCATCATTGACAGATACATATACGAACAGGCCTCCAGCCCTTTGCGGTTCAGGGCATAGCCATAGCCCCCTGCCGCATATCTGTCAGGCAGGGGAAACTGGTAGCCGCGTCTTTCAATCGTCCTGTCGAAGCATTTGCCAAGATGCCAGCCATGCCATTGCGCCTTGTGCATATGGCTGCCGACAACCCGGCCTGTATAGGCGAAATCACCCGCCTCGATCCGGGAAATCCGGTCCATGAACACTGACCGGCCCAGAAGATGCAGATTGTCATCGAGCTTCATCACTAGCCGTGGTGCGGTCAGCAGGTCCATCAGCATCAGCGCATAGAAAACCTTGCGATGCAGCGCCTCGTAGCTGTCCGGGGCCGGGACATGCAGCATGCCATCCTTGTAGGAAAACCGCAGCGGTGCCTTGTGTTCGACATCGTGATTGGGCTGGCCGACCACCAGGATATGGTGAAATTCGTCATCATCGCCAAAGGAGGCCTGTGAGGCCAGTG includes these proteins:
- a CDS encoding calcium-binding protein — translated: MAINVITNSSHLGERLEGGQYSADIIDGLGGNDTIVGHDGADFLFGNMGNDLIYAGTDDTDLDVVVGGDGNDTAYGGGGGDLMDGGAGDDLMGGGTGNDLMFGDTGVRSFDPYSADWTHYSAFTSPLALLGLGTHRGVDDNYLNSFRQSDSGNDTMWGGSGYDMMFGGWGDDEMGGGTGDDLVVGNRGDDLIYGASGEDVLLGGDENDTIMGGTGDDVIDGDETPYAYQLPSCVDATTWYPDLYNDDNGDEDGVENNVIGPNPDHGEDKHVHSDSEYYDEGAPGNDNWPHNLIDYLNDATEWVNNNSQGGDDLLFGGEGDDLIFDRQGADTVWGGEGDDVMMNVNIDEDFPLDNDTDVFGFVGEHGDDTIYGFNTGEWSEGGNGEWEEGEDVIYLQGASYEGEFQDAMSDDPLGMETDDEKAIFFDDDGGCYKMGSVIIYTERLGLEGGGTIQIDFYTEEDYLSFGAGNIVFDDGQAPNWVDITASYQGLEAVGGGSVEVSSDL
- a CDS encoding type I secretion system permease/ATPase — translated: MLVILLLSIFSNLLALTGPLYMMQVYDRVLGSRSVETLIALTLIMLFLYAMMGLFDICRSYIMTRIAAQFQTSFDRRVFRATLNKTKLVGPDSYYDAARAPSDIENVQRLISSPAFLALFDLPWTPIFIFGIFMFHPWLGYLSAGGALVLILVTLLNQAIARNTLVESLKAQRKAQMKMDNVVENADLVRGLGMGSNIFSRWLSDRGTALSEQIRSSSVTQIFSTVSKVLRMALQSMILGLGAYLVLRQEATPGVMIAASIITTRALAPVDQIIGQWPAVQTGLVSWKNIRELLAQVPEAAPRTALPRPKGDVEVSGLAVRPPGADAVSLQGISFKLPAGRTLGIIGPSGAGKSTLVHALAGIWPAIGGQIRLGGATIDQYDPDIFGSLIGYLPQNVELFDGTIGENIARMAENPNDADIIAAAKAAAAHEMIIKLPKGYDTPLGADQAQLSGGQIQRIGLARALYGDPVVLLLDEPNSNLDQTGTAALNHAVRGVKARGGSVIVVAHRPSAIREAELLLYIENGRPVAFGKSEEVLRRFVSNHESIARDIKAAPSATPAAPAAPATSVVQTATATITPATKTRS
- a CDS encoding HlyD family type I secretion periplasmic adaptor subunit, translating into MSRLSDYEGGRRWKLRGVIMFSALAMAMFVGGFGAWAAFANLSGAVIASGQIEVERNRQVVQHPDGGVVETIYAREGDVVEQGDILIQLETRKYLRDLSIVESQLFELQAKRGRLEAERDDSDEISFDPDLLEIANERQGVASVVDGQSKLFAARRDTQAQQNDQLSKRIEQSQSTIEGIDAQQEALRTQLDLVENELDSQQQLLEKNLVRSSTMSQLQRQQASLAGQLGELQAERARVEGQITEIGVQLLSMESSRREEAIAELRQDYPTETGLIEQRANLLERIEESSITAPVAGVVYNSSVFAERAVITPAEPIMYIVPQDRPLRVTARLSTISIDQTYIDQGVTLRFPAFNSRTTPEMTGHITRISADSFTDDRTGASYYILEAEIDENQPFESDQALVLVPGMPVEVFIRTDDRSPISYLVKPMSDFFSRALRE
- a CDS encoding replication initiator protein A; protein product: MDTENTNSSALPALLPERHPQHDLFICDVSDAVLKDVMQHLEHPFYSLSKKPETRVKRYRNGEHWLEVTPSVKGLATIYDKDILIYAISQIMSKLKRGETVSPRIRLNPHELLIFANRGTSGREYQALLDALDRLEGTRIRTNIVTGDEEQLDGFGLIDASSIRRKHGLDGRLLWCEIKLSDWVFNAIRNEEVLTLHRDYFRLRKPLERRVYEIARKHCGHQKNWRISLAKLLLKTGSQSPPKRFRQMIRQLVEHDHLPDYHVTYEEEGDIVGFTRRCSMAPVATAETQVPALKPGTHDRAREVAPGWDVYQLEQEWRDWIVEAPQNADAAFIGFCKKWYERRGRG
- a CDS encoding sulfotransferase is translated as MRFVFIVSYGRSGSTLLQKILNSSDGVCIRGENKDVLLHLAKAWAIFDEDIEMQKLRKSKTVPHDGNPWYGMHLTDGPRFGQGLADLFTQEVLCPPEGTRISGFKEIRWSNEPDWFEMRMAFLKRFFPGARFIINTRSHEGVANSGWWQNYDRADVFTQLRQAEDLLMSWMHRHQEISCHVHYDDYIRNIELLRPPYEMIGLDFDPQRIASAMEVRLKH